From Xenopus tropicalis strain Nigerian chromosome 3, UCB_Xtro_10.0, whole genome shotgun sequence, the proteins below share one genomic window:
- the LOC105945563 gene encoding olfactory receptor 11L1-like: MFPFKKMFPKNQTWVSEIVLLGFQNLHNFKVPLFSLFLLIYILTVWENVLIIVLVAFSRNLHSPMYFFLQQLSLTDLLESSNIVPTLLLTVIHNGATVSLVGCFMEFYLFCVLEAFECLLLAVMAYDRYVAICIPLRYTSIMSHRVCVTFILISWTVSLSSALVTVNLLRTLQFCDNKNINHFFCDLDPVLQLSCSDTFLVQIEVISLSIPVIVFPVVLITVSYMCIAHAILKIVSHTGRQKAFSTCSSHLAVVSMFYGTLIAIYLAPSRRETKTTSKVLSLFYTVVIPMGNPLIYSLRNKDIKEAFKKLETLKHQRRYL, encoded by the coding sequence ATGTTTCCTTTCAAGAAAATGTTCCCGAAGAACCAGACGTGGGTCAGTGAGATtgttctcttgggatttcagaatctCCACAACTTCAAGGTTCCCCTGTTCTCTCTGTTCCTTCTGATTTACATTCTGACAGTTTGGGAGAACGTCCTCATCATAGTGTTGGTGGCCTTCAGCCGGAACCTCcactcccccatgtacttctttctcCAGCAGCTGTCCCTCACTGACCTTCTGGAGTCCTCAAATATTGTCCCCACCCTACTCCTAACTGTGATTCATAATGGGGCCACAGTGTCTCTTGTTGGGTGTTTCATGGAGTTTTATTTGTTCTGTGTGCTGGAAGCCTTTGAGTGTTTGCTCCTAGCAGTAATGGCCTATGACAGATACGTGGCCATCTGCATCCCCCTGAGATATACTTCTATAATGTCCCACAGGGTTTGTGTTACATTCATTCTCATATCATGGACTGTCAGTCTCAGCTCCGCATTGGTCACTGTCAATCTGCTACGGACCCTACAGTTCTGTGACAATAAAAACatcaaccattttttctgtgatctGGATCCTGTTCTACAACTTTCTTGCTCAGATACCTTCTTAGTGCAAATAGAAGTTATTTCATTGTCTATCCCAGTCATCGTTTTCCCTGTCGTACTCAtcactgtatcatatatgtgtattgcccatgcaatcctaaagatagtgtcccataccgggaggcaaaaagccttctccacctgcagctcccacttggccgtggtctccatgttttatgggactctcattgctatttatttggctccatccagAAGAGAAACCAAGACCACAAGCAAAGTTCTCTCCCTGTTCTACACGGTAGTGATTCCCATGGGGAACCCACTGATTTACAGCTTGAGGAACAAGGACATCAAAGAAGCTTTTAAAAAGTTGGAGACACTCAAGCATCAAAGGAGATACCTTTAA
- the LOC105945159 gene encoding olfactory receptor 5G3-like: protein MSMKNQTWVSEIVLLGFQNLHNFKVPLFSLFLLIYILTVWENVLIIVLVAFSRNLHSPMYFFLQQLSVCDFMESTNIVPTLLQTIIYDKIMLPFVSCMIQFAFFSATEAFECLLLAVMAYDRYVAICIPLRYTSIMSHVVCIKIILMSWIFSLCSTLATANLIGTLKFCEQKKINHFFCDLDPLLKISCSDTFFVKIEATLMSIPVVVCPFILISVSYMCIAHAILKIVSHTGRQKAFSTCSSHLAVVSMFYGTIIAIYIVPPRKESQTISKVLSLFYTVVIPLVNPVIYSLRSKDIKEAFTKILIFN from the coding sequence ATGTCCATGAAGAACCAGACGTGGGTCAGTGAGATTGTCCTCTTGGGGTTTCAGAATCTCCACAACTTCAAGGTTCCCCTGTTCTCTCTGTTCCTTCTGATTTACATTCTGACAGTTTGGGAGAACGTCCTCATCATAGTGTTGGTGGCCTTCAGCCGGAACCTCcactcccccatgtacttctttctcCAGCAGCTGTCCGTATGTGACTTTATGGAATCCACAAATATTGTACCTACCCTGCTCCAAACTATAATTTATGATAAAATCATGTTGCCCTTTGTCAGCTGTATGatacaatttgcttttttttctgctaCAGAAGCCTTTGAGTGTTTGCTCCTAGCAGTAATGGCCTATGACAGATATGTGGCCATCTGCATCCCCCTGAGATACACTTCTATAATGTCCCACGTGGTATGTATAAAAATTATCCTTATGTCTTGGATATTTAGTCTTTGCTCTACATTGGCAACAGCAAATCTGATAGGGACCCTGAAGTTCTGTGAACAGAAAAAGATCAATCATTTTTTCTGTGATCTGGATCCTCTTCTAAAAATTTCTTGCTCAGATACTTTCTTTGTGAAAATAGAAGCTACTTTAATGTCTATCCCCGTGGTTGTCTGCCCATTTATACTCATCAGTGTATCATATATGTGTATTGCCCATgcaatcctaaagatagtgtcccataccgggaggcaaaaagccttctccacctgcagctcccacttggccgtggtctccatgtTTTATGGGACTATAATTGCTATTTATATTGTTCCCCCCAGGAAAGAATCACAGACCATAAGTAAAGTTCTCTCTCTGTTCTACACGGTGGTGATACCTTTGGTTAATCCGGTTATTTACAGCTTGAGGAGCAAAGACATCAAAGAAGcttttacaaaaatattaatttttaattaa